One genomic region from Arthrobacter sp. FB24 encodes:
- a CDS encoding ArsR family transcriptional regulator: protein MTADFELQSPKDVQTLERTARTRRTPIRAQIIDYLASNGASKVADISSGIASCRDSVRHHLAALESASIVRSNIAPGERGRFTPFYALAPGRTEPDS from the coding sequence ATGACCGCTGATTTTGAGCTGCAGAGCCCGAAGGACGTGCAAACCCTCGAGCGGACGGCAAGGACGCGGAGAACACCGATCAGGGCACAAATCATCGACTACCTGGCAAGCAATGGCGCTAGCAAAGTAGCCGACATCAGTAGCGGCATCGCTTCCTGCCGGGACTCCGTAAGGCACCATCTGGCCGCCCTTGAAAGCGCTTCGATCGTCCGTTCCAACATCGCCCCCGGAGAAAGGGGACGGTTCACGCCCTTCTACGCCCTCGCCCCCGGAAGAACAGAGCCGGATTCCTGA
- a CDS encoding GntR family transcriptional regulator, with protein MRKSSGTAASGREKAYAYLRENILIDPEVQGKFLNEQELAAEIGVSRTPVREALLLLVSDGLVELIPQRGAYVPPVTGREMSELMELRGVLESHAARLVIEQKRVPARTMQDTLDQQAALPEDLNPEAAREFIRLDTLFHQQLIDAAGNELISRTYSKLHVRQILVGVSALFRTGGRREQVCAEHQGILDALVSGDAAKAQEAIDHHLAVTRDILLRT; from the coding sequence ATGCGAAAAAGTTCGGGGACAGCGGCGTCCGGCCGCGAGAAGGCGTACGCGTACCTGCGTGAAAACATCCTGATCGATCCCGAAGTCCAGGGGAAGTTCCTGAATGAGCAGGAGCTTGCCGCCGAGATCGGGGTCTCGCGCACTCCGGTGCGGGAAGCGCTCCTGCTGCTCGTCTCGGACGGCCTGGTGGAACTGATTCCGCAGCGCGGGGCGTACGTCCCACCGGTGACCGGCCGTGAAATGTCCGAGCTGATGGAACTGCGCGGAGTGCTGGAAAGCCATGCCGCCCGCCTGGTAATCGAACAGAAGCGTGTCCCCGCCCGGACGATGCAGGACACCCTGGACCAGCAGGCGGCCCTTCCCGAGGACCTGAACCCGGAGGCTGCCCGGGAGTTCATCCGCCTGGACACCCTGTTCCACCAGCAGCTCATTGACGCCGCCGGAAATGAGCTCATCTCCCGGACGTACAGCAAGCTCCACGTCCGGCAGATCCTGGTGGGCGTGTCCGCGCTGTTCCGTACCGGAGGCCGGCGCGAGCAGGTGTGCGCCGAACACCAGGGCATCCTCGATGCCCTGGTGTCCGGCGACGCGGCGAAGGCGCAGGAAGCCATTGACCATCACCTGGCCGTGACCCGGGACATCCTGCTCCGCACCTGA
- a CDS encoding DUF2848 domain-containing protein produces MTTLSFELPDGTTRKVEVKHLLNAGYAGRQQEEVQAHIAELAELGVPGPATTPALYPVSPYLAQQVSEVRVQHDRTSGEAEWALVITEDGVLLTVACDHTDRQLEVHGVAWSKNASPDVLGRKAWRLDDVREHLDQITLRGWVGEGDTPDTLIQDSSLGALLSPDYWLDVLAERGLNEPGTVLISGTVAMTHGVDQFARSWKVEMADPVTGASVEAQYVVEQMAEPIG; encoded by the coding sequence ATGACGACTCTGAGCTTCGAACTTCCCGACGGCACCACCCGAAAAGTCGAGGTCAAGCACCTCCTGAACGCCGGCTACGCAGGGCGGCAGCAGGAAGAGGTACAGGCCCACATCGCCGAGTTGGCCGAGCTGGGAGTTCCCGGCCCCGCAACCACCCCGGCGCTCTATCCCGTGTCGCCGTACCTGGCCCAGCAGGTTTCCGAAGTCCGCGTGCAACATGACCGGACTTCAGGAGAAGCCGAATGGGCGCTGGTGATCACCGAGGACGGCGTACTGCTGACGGTGGCCTGCGACCACACTGACCGTCAGCTGGAGGTCCACGGCGTTGCCTGGAGCAAGAACGCCAGCCCTGACGTCCTGGGACGCAAAGCCTGGCGCCTTGACGACGTTCGGGAGCACCTGGACCAGATCACGCTCAGGGGCTGGGTGGGGGAGGGCGACACACCGGACACCCTCATCCAGGACAGCTCGCTGGGCGCGTTGCTGAGCCCCGACTACTGGCTGGACGTCCTCGCCGAACGCGGTCTCAACGAGCCCGGCACGGTGCTCATCTCCGGCACGGTGGCCATGACCCACGGGGTGGACCAGTTCGCCCGCAGCTGGAAGGTCGAGATGGCCGATCCGGTGACCGGCGCCTCCGTGGAGGCCCAGTATGTGGTGGAACAGATGGCCGAGCCGATCGGCTGA
- a CDS encoding DUF2630 family protein, which produces MPAAGPHGPQKQYGENPDEAEVRPVKQVEDYRG; this is translated from the coding sequence GTGCCGGCCGCGGGTCCGCACGGCCCGCAGAAACAGTACGGCGAGAATCCGGACGAGGCCGAGGTGCGGCCGGTCAAGCAGGTGGAGGACTACCGCGGCTGA
- a CDS encoding aspartate ammonia-lyase, with the protein MTLPLTAPKTRSEHDLLGDRDVPAAAYWGVHTLRAVENFPITGQPLSTNMHLVRGLAAVKLAAARTNHELGLLDAERADAIAAACTDVLNGKLNDQFVVDVIQGGAGTSSNMNANEVIANRALEILGHPKGHYTRLHPNDHVNLSQSTNDVYPTAVKLGTIFAARELLDALAELEDACAAKALEFRTVVKMGRTQLQDAVPMTLGQEFGTYAVTIGEDRLRLAEADLLIHEINLGATAIGTGLNAPAGYAATACRHLAEITGLPLVTAPDLIEATQDVGAFVHLSGVLKRVAVKLSKICNDLRLLSSGPRAGFGEINLPAVQSGSSIMPGKINPVIPEVVSQVAYEVIGNDVTITMAAEAGQLQLNAFEPIIVHSLHKSISHLEAACRTLTARCIQGITANTDHLRRTVEQSIGLVTALNPHLGYTTATAIAQEALATGKGVAELVLEHNLLTAEQLEDLLSPQRLANLSK; encoded by the coding sequence ATGACTCTTCCCCTTACCGCCCCGAAAACCCGTTCCGAGCATGATCTGCTGGGTGACCGGGATGTTCCCGCTGCCGCGTACTGGGGTGTGCACACCCTCCGGGCCGTGGAGAACTTCCCCATCACCGGCCAGCCGCTCTCCACCAACATGCACCTGGTCCGCGGCCTCGCCGCCGTGAAACTCGCCGCCGCCCGCACCAACCACGAACTCGGCCTCCTCGACGCCGAACGCGCCGACGCCATCGCAGCGGCCTGCACCGACGTCCTCAACGGCAAACTCAACGACCAGTTCGTCGTGGACGTCATCCAGGGCGGCGCCGGAACCTCCTCGAACATGAACGCCAACGAGGTCATCGCCAACCGCGCCCTGGAAATCCTCGGACACCCCAAAGGCCACTACACCCGCCTGCACCCCAACGACCACGTCAACCTCTCCCAGTCCACCAACGACGTCTACCCCACCGCCGTGAAACTCGGCACCATCTTCGCCGCCCGCGAACTCCTGGACGCCCTCGCCGAACTCGAAGACGCCTGCGCCGCCAAAGCCCTCGAATTCCGCACCGTCGTCAAAATGGGCCGCACCCAGCTCCAGGACGCCGTCCCCATGACCCTCGGCCAGGAATTCGGCACCTACGCCGTCACCATCGGCGAAGACCGGCTCCGCCTGGCCGAAGCGGACCTGCTCATCCACGAAATCAACCTCGGCGCCACCGCCATCGGCACCGGCCTGAACGCCCCCGCCGGCTACGCCGCCACCGCCTGCCGCCACCTCGCCGAAATCACCGGCCTGCCCCTGGTCACCGCCCCGGACCTCATCGAAGCCACCCAGGACGTCGGCGCCTTCGTCCACCTCTCCGGCGTCCTCAAACGCGTCGCCGTGAAACTCTCCAAAATCTGCAACGACCTGCGCCTGCTCTCCTCCGGCCCCCGCGCCGGCTTCGGCGAAATCAACCTCCCCGCCGTGCAATCCGGATCCTCCATCATGCCCGGCAAAATCAACCCCGTGATCCCCGAAGTCGTCTCCCAGGTCGCCTACGAAGTCATCGGCAACGACGTCACCATCACCATGGCCGCCGAAGCCGGACAACTCCAGCTCAACGCCTTCGAACCCATCATCGTCCACAGCCTCCACAAGAGCATCTCCCACCTCGAAGCCGCCTGCCGCACCCTCACCGCACGCTGCATCCAGGGCATCACCGCCAACACCGACCACCTCCGCCGAACCGTCGAACAATCCATCGGCCTCGTCACCGCCCTCAACCCCCACCTCGGCTACACCACCGCAACCGCCATCGCCCAGGAAGCCCTCGCCACCGGCAAAGGCGTCGCCGAACTCGTCCTCGAACACAACCTGCTCACCGCCGAGCAACTCGAAGACCTCCTCAGCCCCCAACGCCTGGCCAACCTCAGCAAGTAG
- a CDS encoding FadR/GntR family transcriptional regulator, which yields MNLLDSWTAAQDRVVRVGAAEAVFASLRSAIEGGRIPVGTRLDSEASLAKQYGVSRTMVREALRSCTALGLTATHTGKGTFVIADKVAQDLKLGKYSASALVEARPHVEVPAAGLAAQRRSAEDVEALREILREMSQEDDLQQWVLLNTEFHVTIARCSGNGVFESFLSDICDAMANQSNTLNLVADRRKESGEEHARIFAAIESGSAEEASQAMRMHLHGVECALGTIVPGSENSTSGHTR from the coding sequence ATGAACCTGTTGGACAGCTGGACAGCTGCGCAAGACCGAGTGGTGCGCGTTGGCGCGGCCGAGGCGGTGTTTGCATCCCTTCGCAGCGCCATCGAGGGCGGCAGGATTCCGGTCGGCACCCGTCTCGACTCGGAGGCCTCGCTCGCCAAGCAATACGGTGTGAGCCGGACGATGGTCCGGGAGGCGCTGCGTTCATGCACCGCACTGGGATTGACGGCCACCCACACAGGCAAGGGCACCTTCGTCATCGCTGACAAGGTGGCCCAGGACCTCAAGCTCGGCAAGTATTCGGCCAGCGCCCTCGTCGAAGCCCGCCCCCACGTCGAAGTGCCTGCCGCCGGCCTGGCAGCCCAGCGCCGCAGCGCCGAAGATGTGGAGGCACTTCGGGAAATCCTTCGGGAAATGTCCCAGGAGGACGACCTCCAGCAGTGGGTGCTGTTGAACACCGAGTTCCACGTGACCATCGCCCGGTGCAGCGGCAACGGCGTGTTCGAGTCATTCCTCTCGGATATCTGTGACGCCATGGCGAACCAGTCCAACACCCTCAACCTCGTGGCTGACCGGCGCAAGGAATCCGGCGAAGAGCACGCGCGCATTTTCGCTGCCATCGAGAGCGGATCAGCCGAGGAAGCGTCCCAGGCCATGAGGATGCATCTGCACGGGGTGGAATGCGCCCTGGGCACCATCGTCCCCGGAAGCGAGAACTCCACGTCCGGCCATACGCGCTAA
- a CDS encoding MFS transporter, with translation MANVPVQASGAAPRPGKPMHPKGLYKAFAASLTGTALEWYDFAVYSAAAAVVFPIVFFPSSDPLTGTILAFSTYAVGYVSRPVGGIIFGRLGDRIGRKKVLVTTLMIIGVATVLIGVLPGYGSIGITAPIILVLLRFAQGVGVGGEWGGAVLLSSEYGDPHRRGFWASAAQVGPPAGNLMANGALAVLTLTLTEEQFISFGWRIAFLVSAVLVGFGLWIRLKLEDTPIFKAIEAHGEQPNAPVREVFSKELRPLIAATLCRVGPDVLYALFTVFTLTYGIQALGYERSQVLTAVLIGSAFQLFMIPLAGAVSDRFNRRLVYGTAAVLGAVWTFIFFGILGGDNEPMLIAGIVLGLMAHSFMYGPQAAFIVEQFSPRLRSTGSSLAYTFAGVIGGAIAPLMFTLLLSQFGTWIPVAIYVAVAAAVTAVGLALGRDSNTVEDEDYRLLLEGSAAARQPSAVAESR, from the coding sequence ATGGCCAACGTCCCAGTTCAGGCTTCCGGCGCAGCGCCGCGCCCGGGCAAGCCGATGCACCCGAAGGGCCTGTATAAGGCCTTTGCCGCAAGCCTTACCGGCACCGCACTCGAGTGGTACGACTTCGCCGTCTACTCAGCCGCAGCCGCCGTCGTATTCCCCATCGTCTTCTTCCCGTCATCCGATCCCCTGACCGGCACCATCCTGGCGTTTTCAACCTACGCTGTGGGCTACGTTTCCCGCCCCGTGGGCGGCATCATCTTCGGCCGGCTCGGCGACCGGATCGGCCGCAAGAAGGTCCTGGTCACCACCCTCATGATCATCGGCGTGGCCACCGTGCTGATCGGCGTGCTTCCCGGGTACGGCAGCATCGGCATCACCGCCCCGATCATCCTGGTGCTGCTGCGCTTCGCCCAGGGCGTGGGCGTAGGCGGCGAATGGGGCGGCGCCGTGCTGCTCTCCAGCGAATACGGGGATCCCCACCGGCGCGGCTTCTGGGCATCCGCCGCCCAGGTGGGCCCTCCCGCCGGCAACCTCATGGCGAACGGCGCGCTGGCCGTCCTGACCCTCACCCTGACCGAAGAGCAGTTCATCAGCTTCGGGTGGCGCATCGCCTTCCTGGTCTCGGCCGTGCTGGTCGGATTCGGGCTCTGGATCCGGCTCAAGCTGGAAGACACTCCGATCTTCAAGGCCATTGAGGCCCACGGCGAACAGCCCAACGCCCCGGTCCGGGAGGTCTTCAGCAAGGAACTCCGGCCGCTCATCGCCGCCACGCTGTGCCGGGTTGGTCCTGACGTGCTCTACGCCCTGTTCACCGTCTTCACCCTTACCTATGGCATCCAGGCCCTCGGCTACGAGCGCAGCCAGGTCCTCACCGCTGTGCTGATCGGCTCCGCATTCCAGCTGTTCATGATCCCGCTGGCCGGCGCCGTATCGGACCGCTTCAACCGCCGCCTGGTCTACGGCACGGCCGCGGTGCTGGGCGCCGTCTGGACATTCATCTTCTTCGGCATCCTCGGCGGAGACAATGAGCCGATGCTGATCGCGGGCATCGTCCTGGGCCTCATGGCACACTCATTCATGTACGGACCGCAGGCCGCCTTCATTGTGGAGCAGTTCTCCCCCAGGCTCCGGTCCACCGGAAGTTCGCTGGCATACACCTTCGCCGGCGTGATCGGCGGCGCGATTGCCCCGCTGATGTTCACGCTGCTGCTGTCCCAGTTCGGCACCTGGATTCCGGTGGCCATCTATGTTGCCGTGGCCGCCGCCGTCACCGCAGTAGGCCTGGCGCTCGGCCGGGATTCCAACACAGTGGAGGACGAGGACTACCGCCTGCTGCTCGAAGGATCCGCAGCAGCGCGCCAGCCGTCCGCCGTCGCGGAATCCCGCTGA
- a CDS encoding dicarboxylate/amino acid:cation symporter, translated as MKNKSTMWILAALVFGILSGLLFHWLLPVDSRESVVSVLDTVTHMFLNLIKMIIAPLIFATLVSGIAGAAKSAGVGKLFGRSMIWFLSASVLVGAFGFVTAHVLNVGDGLNLMPGGDAGMETKPLDYQAFVTHIIPTSVFAALTENNPLQILVFGALFGIALLNLRKKGRSSIADAIDELMGVMLKVTGYVMKAAPVGVFAGIAAAFTSKGLDAFATYASFIGGFYVSLSALWAIMIAVAVAFLGRAAFRLVRIVREPMVIAFATSSSEAALPKLIEGLTKFGIEKRTTGFVLPLGYSFNVDGSMMYMTFASVFLINAYGIDMDLGQQIAMTAMLLLSSKGMAGVPRGSLVVVAAVVPAFGIPAAGIGVLLVIDQLLDMGRTATNILGNAIATAVIGQKHDQSSSAPEEASSGTALGALDAEFSREPERVSMH; from the coding sequence ATGAAAAACAAATCAACGATGTGGATTCTGGCCGCACTCGTCTTCGGAATCCTCAGCGGGCTGCTTTTCCACTGGCTGCTGCCGGTGGACTCACGCGAATCCGTCGTGTCCGTCCTGGACACCGTGACGCACATGTTCCTGAACCTCATCAAAATGATCATTGCCCCGCTGATCTTTGCCACCCTCGTCTCCGGCATCGCGGGAGCGGCCAAATCCGCAGGCGTGGGCAAGCTCTTTGGGCGATCCATGATCTGGTTCCTGTCCGCCTCCGTCCTGGTGGGCGCCTTCGGTTTCGTCACCGCCCATGTGCTCAACGTCGGTGACGGGCTCAACCTGATGCCGGGCGGTGACGCGGGGATGGAAACGAAGCCCCTCGATTACCAGGCGTTTGTCACCCACATCATCCCCACGAGCGTCTTCGCCGCACTGACCGAAAACAACCCCCTTCAGATCCTTGTCTTCGGCGCTCTCTTCGGCATCGCCCTGCTGAATCTTCGGAAGAAGGGCCGCTCCTCCATAGCGGATGCCATCGATGAACTGATGGGCGTCATGTTGAAAGTCACCGGATATGTGATGAAGGCGGCCCCGGTGGGCGTTTTCGCCGGCATCGCAGCAGCCTTCACATCCAAGGGCCTGGATGCGTTTGCCACTTATGCCTCGTTTATCGGCGGCTTCTATGTTTCCCTCTCCGCACTCTGGGCGATCATGATCGCGGTCGCGGTCGCGTTCCTCGGACGGGCGGCCTTCCGGCTGGTCCGAATTGTGCGTGAACCCATGGTGATCGCGTTCGCCACCTCCAGCAGTGAAGCCGCCCTGCCCAAGCTCATCGAAGGCCTGACCAAGTTCGGCATCGAGAAGCGCACCACCGGCTTCGTGTTGCCCTTGGGTTACTCGTTCAACGTGGACGGCTCCATGATGTACATGACCTTCGCCTCGGTCTTCCTGATCAACGCCTACGGCATCGATATGGACCTTGGCCAGCAGATCGCGATGACCGCAATGCTCCTCCTCAGCAGCAAGGGCATGGCCGGCGTGCCGCGCGGGTCACTCGTCGTCGTAGCCGCGGTGGTCCCTGCCTTCGGTATCCCCGCCGCCGGCATTGGCGTCCTGCTGGTGATCGACCAGCTCCTGGACATGGGACGCACCGCCACCAACATCCTGGGAAATGCCATCGCCACCGCGGTGATCGGCCAGAAGCACGACCAATCCTCTTCCGCCCCCGAAGAGGCCTCTTCCGGAACGGCCCTCGGAGCGCTGGACGCTGAATTCAGTAGAGAGCCTGAGCGCGTTTCGATGCACTAA
- a CDS encoding carbon-nitrogen hydrolase family protein yields MRLAVAQIITGADPSANLELIREYATRAKAAGAELVVFPEAAMRAFGNSLADIAEPLDGPWANAVRTIARGLGIAVVAGMFTPGDNGRVRNTLLVTGPGLDTSYDKIHLFDAFGFAESDSVDAGTSPVTFELNGTVIGLATCYDVRFPALFAANARAGAQVNIVCASWGAGEGKAEQWDLLVRARAVDSTTFVVASGQGNPASIGLPAAGTAPTGIGHSAVVSPLGSPLVTLGGEPELAVLDIDTAVITDVRAKLPVLANARNL; encoded by the coding sequence ATGCGTTTAGCAGTGGCCCAAATCATCACGGGAGCCGATCCGTCCGCCAACCTGGAGCTGATTCGAGAATACGCCACCCGGGCCAAAGCCGCCGGAGCCGAGCTGGTGGTATTTCCGGAGGCAGCCATGCGCGCCTTCGGCAACAGCCTGGCGGACATCGCCGAGCCGCTGGACGGACCATGGGCCAATGCCGTCCGGACCATTGCCAGGGGCCTGGGTATCGCCGTCGTCGCCGGCATGTTTACCCCGGGAGACAACGGCCGCGTACGGAACACGCTGCTGGTCACCGGCCCGGGGCTGGACACTTCCTACGACAAGATCCATCTGTTTGACGCCTTTGGTTTCGCCGAGTCCGATTCGGTGGACGCCGGCACGTCGCCTGTGACGTTCGAACTCAACGGCACGGTGATCGGCCTTGCGACCTGTTACGACGTGCGCTTCCCCGCGCTTTTTGCGGCCAACGCGCGGGCCGGCGCCCAGGTCAACATCGTCTGCGCCTCGTGGGGCGCCGGCGAAGGCAAGGCGGAGCAGTGGGACCTGCTGGTGCGGGCCCGCGCCGTGGACAGCACCACGTTCGTCGTGGCAAGCGGCCAGGGCAATCCCGCCAGCATCGGGCTCCCCGCCGCCGGCACTGCGCCCACCGGCATCGGCCACAGCGCCGTGGTGTCACCGCTCGGCAGTCCCCTGGTCACATTGGGCGGCGAACCCGAACTGGCCGTGCTGGACATCGACACCGCCGTCATTACCGACGTCCGCGCAAAGCTGCCGGTCCTCGCCAACGCGCGGAACCTTTAG